Genomic segment of Salvia hispanica cultivar TCC Black 2014 chromosome 2, UniMelb_Shisp_WGS_1.0, whole genome shotgun sequence:
GTGGGGGCTTCACCTCGGGGAGAGCCGGGGTATGGCGGGGTAGGCTGACGATAAAGGCCGTTGGTACGCTTGAAATTGCGAGTGTAACTTGCAAAAGTGGAGGGGTGAAGAGGCTTCAGAATGTGTTGATGATGGATGTTGATTCAGTGAGGTCGAATTCCACTGAAATTGAACCGCCACAATCTTCAAGTGAAGACTCAACAGACGTGGACGAGAGGGAGAGGTTGAGACGGATGAGGATTTCCAAAGCGAATAAAGGGAATACGCCGTGGAACAAAGGCAGGAAGCACAGCCCAGGTGATGCAATGCTCGGCATTATTAAGTGAATCATATTAATGAATCGAGCAATGTTTTAAATTGTTGTTTATGTGCAGAAACCTTGAGGCGGATAAAAGAAAGAACAAGGCTGGCAATGCAAAATCCTAAGGTGATGTCATGTAAGAAACTGAGATAGTTCTGTGAAAACATCAATATAGGAACGAGAAAATAGGAGAACCAATTTCGTGGTATCATAGTTAAATAAACTTTCTAActaaattttatatgattggTGATAATTTGGTATATTTGTTTGTATCTCTTTCTGAATAGACTTGGAAGTTGTCTTGaatcaaatataaatctaAAGGCCTAGCAGTTTTAAAACATCATGTTGATGTTGTTTAATTGTTGTCTAATGGAGTATAATCTAGTTCTTGATCACTGCGTTATTGCTTTCTGTTGCATCTCTTTTGGTAAGGCCTTCTCTTTCATTGTTAGCTTCATCTATTCCACTTATCAGTTCTATCATTAAGTTATGTATTGATTTCTGACGTTCTAATGATTTATGACAATGTAGGTTAAAGCCAAACTGATTAACCTGGGGCATGCTCAAAGGTAGGctaattttcccgtatatttCGCACATTCTTTGGTCTGGCATTTTAGCCACtatttttacttgttttccTTTAGGCTATGAAAATGAGTGCCTTAGGTGTTTATGCTAGAGTTCACatgatttgggctgcatttgaTAGATTTAAGGAAACTGATCTCATTTGTATGTCTTCATTGGCTTTGGAGATCACTGTTTTTCTGCATCCGTGCAGTGAAAAGACGAGGTTGAAAATTGGAGCTGGTGTCCGACTTGGGTGGGAGAAACGCCGTAAGAAATTGATGGTCCAGGATACTTGCTACTACAGCTGGCAAAATCTAATTGCAGAGACTGCCCGGAAGGGTCTTCAAGGCGAGGAACAATTGCAATGGGACTCGTACAAGATCTTGGATAAAGAGCTCCAGCAGGAATGGCAGCAGAGTgttgaaaaaagaagaagcatGCCTAGACTGAAGGGAAGCAAGAGAGCGCCCAAATCAGCAGAGCAGAAGAGGAAGATATCAGAGGCCATAGCTGCAAAATGGGCTGATCCCGTAAGATCTCTGTTCCTTCCATCGAACTTCTGTTTTCTAAAGTTTCTATATGTTTTACTGCATGTCCTAAGCCAGCATCTGAATCTTGCATTTACGTTTCTCGTATAAATTAGGAATACCGGACTCGGGTTTACTCTGGTCTAGCGAAATATCATGGCATACCAGAGGGGACAGAATGGAAGCGTAAGAGAAAACCTCCTGGTGAGAGACAGACTCAAAACAGAGGTCGTAAAGACAAAGACAATGACAAAGACGAGAACAATGATACTCGCAAGACGAAAAGCGTAAACCAACGAATTAGAGCAAAGAGAAGCAAAGCACCATCATACAAGGACCCACTGGCAAGCACCAAACTGGAGATGCTGAAAAACATTCGAGCCAAGAGAGCTGCTGCTGTTGACGACCCGAAAACTGAAGCCGTCATGAAGGCCAAGTAAGTTCTTATATCCATAGTCGATTGCTTCTATTTGATTTCTGGAATTTATATGTGGTTGTAGATAATACTTCTATTTGTTTATGTTAGGTTAATTgattttatgtgtttgtatAATAAACCTATTCTCATTTGATCCTCTCTGTGTGTGCATATATGTATACGCAGGTCGTTGATTGCAGAAGCTGAGAAGGCAGCCAAGGCGCTTGAAATAGCTGCTAAGACGAGCCCTCTCGCGCACGCCTCTTTGATGGAAAGCCGGATGCTGATCGCGGAAGCACATAAGCTCATCGAATCAATAGAAAGCGAAGATGCAACAGCATCCGTTGAAGACGAGAATGGaattcaaaatcttgaaaacgAAACGTATGCAGACGAGCAAAATTTGGAACTCATAGAGCCAATGAAAGTAAACGGGGTCCACAGCATCTCCGAAGATCTTGAAGAATCCGACAGCTTCAGTTTCGATGAGTTCATTTTCGCAGATTTCATCAACGGCAACAGCAACGGCTCGAGTCCTTACCCTCTTGAAACAGAAGCAACCGGGTCCAATGGCTGTATCTCATCAGTGTTGGATGGCATGATCAACGGCTCTGGTTCGACCTGCGCTGATAATAAACCAAACCCTAACGGGATCTCAGCTCATAAACAAACTCCGGTCGTCAACCGGCTGGAGCCGGAGGATGAAAAGGTGGCTAAGAGAGAGGCGAACGTGACCAAGAAATGGGTTCGTGGGAGGCTCGTTGAAGTCGAAGAGGAAGAAGCAGCCTAGGTTAGTTCTAGCAAGTTTTAGAATTCATGCATAGTTTCTATACATTTGTGCTAGGAAGTATAGAGTGTCCAATACTAGGTTTTGATGTCCAAGAATCATACTTAAATCTCAGTAAAAGCCATGAATCTGATTCATTCCATCTTCATGTTTCAAGTGTCAAAATATCATTACATTGATGggattatatttatacatgtgATGAAGATTATTTGGAGACAAGAAATGTAACAAATGTCACATGCTCTTTACTTAGAGCACACTACTTGTTCAAAGTAGAGAAGTGGCCAGTTTTTGAGATGGGAATCAACTGTATTTTCTATCTCCCTTCTCTTTCTTGTCTTTTCTTCTATAGATTGGTGGATCTCCATATCCAATTCCTTGTCCTGCAAAAGCTTACTATGATTACTAGTATGAAATATGCAatgcaaattaattaaggaatGGTACACAAAAgcttaatcaaattatttgaattcaaataatttgaacACCATTTATGTCATCCATTAAACCAGAGTTAAATACTTCCTCTTTCCACCAATAAATACCGTACCTGTTCGACaataaaaatctcattttgcCAGTACCTGTTCGGCaataaaagtctcattttgcCAGTTTGATCCACCGGCCAATAAAAACctcaattcaattttactaCTAATGGTAAATAGATCCACATTCTATTGATATattctactcatattttattactctatcCGTCCCAGATTATGAGTCAccagattttaagaaagagttgaagtgtgtaataaatgaagtgagatagtagagtgtgtaataaatgaagtgagttgttTGAATGTAGTTCCCTCTTGACTTTTTGGGGTAGgttaagttttttatttttattttggtttatttttatgtagataatgacattttgatgtaattttgataaacaatGAGGTAAGTAAAattgtatgattaaatatgaaaaattctaatCTTAAACTGATGGACTTTTATAGCAAAAAGTAAtcttaatctgggacggagagagtataaaattaatatactcacGTTCAATTTAACTATAAACTTctatttcaagaaaattattataattagcTCCAAAGCCAAAGGTATAAAGAAATTTGGATTTATGAGCTGATAAAACTGAAGGGCAAAAAAACTCACCGGAATCGCATTAGGCACCGGGAGCTTAGTGCCATGGACGGCAGCGCGGTTGGCCGCTTTGCCAACCATCCACCGCTGCCCGAGGCGGAACACGGCAGCTCCGCCGTGGTTTCTGCTCAGCGCCTTGGTTATTCCCAACATATTTTCGCCTTGAATTCAACTAATTAGTTGCATGATAGAGTGGGAAAACAATCATAAATACACAAGAGAACTAAGTAGTCTGGTCTAGAGACATCTGGAATATTGAAAACTGCCACATGGCAATCCCACCGATATCCATGATTATGTCATggtttttctcttttacaaatttagttaaacatattaattttggtgataaaattcataaatatatgtcTGACAGTGAATTTTCGTGCCTAATTCACTAGTCACTACAATGTTTAAGTctataaattttaagtttgtgCAAAAATACCAACCAGAATTCATGATGTCGGACAAATTGcctctaaatttatttattttcaaaatagtttggtttttaccgtgaattttaaatattgtatgtaaagtcatgaactttattAGACTGTGTAAAATTCACGTCCTATCCGACTCGATAGATTTCCAACACAAACTTATCCTACTTGGCACGCTGGAGGCGTGACTTGGCAAATGCCAAATTTAGGGTTCAATTCGAATCGTGGAACTAATGCTACTTTTATGCTGAATTCGATTTGTATGTTTATGTCGATTTGTATGCTGAATTCaatttgtatgttttcatttgtattACTTATGTGTTTGTGATAAATCCAGGTCAAAGATTGCAAAGATACAAGAGAAACAATTATAATTAGTGGAGT
This window contains:
- the LOC125205437 gene encoding uncharacterized protein LOC125205437 is translated as MPLLDIAISQPCSCFLNNIIAFRPEFDLGKRVVVGNDRRLVLASTFSGRGFCNGGKFGGGFTSGRAGVWRGRLTIKAVGTLEIASVTCKSGGVKRLQNVLMMDVDSVRSNSTEIEPPQSSSEDSTDVDERERLRRMRISKANKGNTPWNKGRKHSPETLRRIKERTRLAMQNPKVKAKLINLGHAQSEKTRLKIGAGVRLGWEKRRKKLMVQDTCYYSWQNLIAETARKGLQGEEQLQWDSYKILDKELQQEWQQSVEKRRSMPRLKGSKRAPKSAEQKRKISEAIAAKWADPEYRTRVYSGLAKYHGIPEGTEWKRKRKPPGERQTQNRGRKDKDNDKDENNDTRKTKSVNQRIRAKRSKAPSYKDPLASTKLEMLKNIRAKRAAAVDDPKTEAVMKAKSLIAEAEKAAKALEIAAKTSPLAHASLMESRMLIAEAHKLIESIESEDATASVEDENGIQNLENETYADEQNLELIEPMKVNGVHSISEDLEESDSFSFDEFIFADFINGNSNGSSPYPLETEATGSNGCISSVLDGMINGSGSTCADNKPNPNGISAHKQTPVVNRLEPEDEKVAKREANVTKKWVRGRLVEVEEEEAA